A DNA window from Gemmatimonadaceae bacterium contains the following coding sequences:
- a CDS encoding amidohydrolase family protein: MRYIHNRLSRVFTASAAIAVMSAGASAQTIAITGGRVYPVSSSPIENGTVLIRDGKIVAVGANVTIPADARRIDAAGKWVTPGLINSSTRLGLIEVGAVADTRDATALGHDNVAAAFTAWEGLNTRSVLIGPARREGVTNVVVLPGGNQLVSGQASMLTLIEGMPTDMVLRTPVAMLAQVQSPGGAGVGARGELLVRLRELIEDTRAFMKNRAAYERAETRDYSASRLDLQAMIPVVDGRLPLLVSADKSTDIDAALRIGRENNIRIIIGGGAEAWMIADKLAAAKVPVLAGAMNNIPGSFTQLGSTQENVGLLRRAGVQVVVIGNSGADDEGFNVRNIKQEAGNAVAYGMSWDDALRAVTLTPAEVFGVADRIGSIQAGHDANVVVWSGDPFEFTTVPEHVLVRGREYTEPDRQELLTERYKTLPPGQALPIRK; encoded by the coding sequence ATGAGATACATACACAACAGACTCAGTCGCGTATTCACCGCGTCCGCCGCAATCGCGGTGATGAGCGCCGGTGCGTCGGCTCAGACCATCGCTATCACCGGAGGCAGGGTCTATCCGGTGAGCAGCTCGCCGATCGAGAACGGCACAGTCCTCATCCGTGACGGCAAGATCGTCGCGGTTGGCGCGAACGTGACGATTCCCGCGGACGCTCGACGCATCGACGCCGCCGGCAAATGGGTCACGCCAGGGCTCATCAATTCGTCAACGCGGCTTGGACTCATCGAGGTCGGAGCGGTGGCGGACACGCGCGACGCGACCGCGCTCGGACATGACAATGTCGCCGCGGCGTTCACGGCGTGGGAAGGTTTGAACACGCGCTCGGTGTTGATCGGGCCGGCGCGGCGGGAAGGCGTGACGAACGTCGTCGTGCTGCCCGGCGGAAACCAGCTCGTGTCCGGTCAGGCATCGATGCTCACCCTCATCGAAGGGATGCCAACGGACATGGTGTTACGGACGCCCGTCGCCATGCTCGCGCAAGTCCAGTCTCCTGGCGGTGCCGGCGTGGGCGCACGAGGAGAACTCCTGGTCAGGCTGCGCGAGCTGATCGAGGACACTCGGGCCTTCATGAAGAATCGCGCCGCGTATGAACGCGCAGAGACTCGCGACTATTCCGCCAGTCGTCTCGATCTGCAGGCGATGATCCCGGTCGTCGATGGGCGTCTTCCACTGCTCGTTTCAGCCGACAAGTCCACGGACATAGATGCCGCGCTCCGCATCGGCCGGGAGAACAACATAAGGATCATCATCGGCGGTGGAGCCGAGGCATGGATGATCGCCGACAAGCTTGCCGCGGCAAAGGTGCCTGTCCTCGCAGGCGCGATGAACAACATTCCGGGGAGCTTCACGCAGCTGGGCTCCACCCAGGAAAACGTCGGACTTCTGAGGCGGGCCGGCGTTCAGGTCGTCGTGATTGGAAACTCCGGTGCCGATGATGAAGGCTTCAACGTCCGCAACATCAAGCAGGAGGCGGGCAATGCCGTCGCCTACGGAATGAGCTGGGATGACGCGCTTCGCGCAGTGACACTGACGCCGGCCGAGGTGTTCGGGGTGGCGGACAGGATCGGTTCAATCCAGGCCGGACACGACGCAAACGTCGTTGTGTGGAGCGGCGATCCGTTTGAATTCACCACCGTGCCCGAGCACGTGCTCGTCCGCGGACGGGAGTACACGGAGCCCGACCGGCAGGAGCTTCTCACCGAGCGATACAAGACACTTCCTCCCGGACAGGCGCTGCCAATCCGGAAGTAG
- a CDS encoding amidohydrolase — protein MKSHFLTLAALAAISACAPARTTQQPAPVAAKDSAPPGMGGVSAPNADPFPSTYARRSSAPLVIRNVNIMTAAGPTIRNGMLSVTDGKIVAVGPTVTIPTGANVIDGAGKYVTPGIIDTHSHLGVYAAPGGQAQSDGNEATNPVTANVWAEHSVWPQDPQFPRNLASGVTTLQVLPGSANLIGGRSAVLKVVPSRTVQGMKFPGARYGLKMACGENPKRVYAQRGPSTRMGNVAGYRAAWIQAEAYRRRWDKWNKDHKGDPPTRDLGQETLAEVLRGNILVHNHCYRADEMAQMIDIANEFGYRIRAFHHSVEAYKIGDILAKENIGASLWADWGQFKMEALDGIKANIALVDRAGAKVAVHSDDPSGSQRLNQEAAKAMAAGIAAGIPITEDQAIKWLTINPAWQLGLDDKIGSIEPGKNADLILWSGDPFSVYSRPEKVWIDGSMYFDRLDPRQQWRTDFELGFVPLPGTSK, from the coding sequence ATGAAAAGTCATTTCCTCACCCTCGCCGCGCTCGCGGCAATCTCGGCATGCGCGCCGGCAAGGACGACACAGCAGCCTGCGCCGGTCGCCGCGAAGGATTCGGCGCCGCCCGGCATGGGTGGCGTGTCCGCACCGAACGCCGATCCGTTCCCGAGCACCTACGCCCGCCGCAGTTCGGCGCCGCTCGTGATCCGCAATGTCAACATCATGACCGCGGCTGGTCCGACGATCAGGAACGGAATGCTTTCCGTCACCGACGGCAAGATCGTCGCTGTCGGCCCGACGGTCACGATCCCCACCGGCGCCAACGTCATTGACGGCGCGGGCAAATACGTCACACCGGGTATCATTGACACGCACTCGCACCTCGGCGTGTATGCGGCACCAGGAGGACAGGCGCAGAGCGACGGCAATGAAGCCACCAACCCCGTCACGGCGAACGTCTGGGCCGAACACTCTGTCTGGCCGCAGGATCCGCAGTTCCCGCGCAATCTCGCCAGCGGGGTGACGACGCTTCAGGTGTTGCCCGGTTCGGCCAACCTCATCGGCGGCAGGAGTGCCGTCCTCAAGGTCGTTCCGTCGCGCACCGTGCAGGGGATGAAGTTCCCGGGTGCCAGGTACGGCCTCAAGATGGCTTGCGGAGAGAATCCAAAGCGTGTGTACGCGCAGCGCGGTCCGTCCACGCGCATGGGCAACGTCGCCGGCTACCGCGCGGCGTGGATTCAGGCCGAAGCGTACCGTCGTCGCTGGGACAAGTGGAACAAGGATCACAAGGGCGATCCGCCGACGCGTGACCTGGGTCAGGAAACGCTCGCTGAAGTACTCCGGGGCAACATCCTCGTGCACAACCATTGCTATCGTGCAGACGAGATGGCTCAGATGATCGACATCGCGAACGAGTTCGGATACAGGATTCGCGCTTTCCACCACAGCGTGGAGGCGTACAAGATCGGCGACATACTGGCGAAGGAAAACATCGGCGCGTCGCTCTGGGCTGACTGGGGCCAGTTCAAGATGGAGGCGCTCGACGGCATCAAGGCCAACATCGCTCTGGTGGATCGCGCCGGTGCGAAGGTCGCCGTGCATTCCGACGACCCATCCGGCTCACAGCGCCTGAACCAGGAAGCCGCCAAGGCGATGGCCGCCGGCATCGCGGCCGGCATCCCGATCACCGAGGACCAGGCCATCAAGTGGCTCACGATCAATCCCGCGTGGCAGCTGGGACTCGACGACAAGATTGGATCGATCGAGCCCGGCAAGAACGCCGACCTGATTCTGTGGTCAGGCGACCCATTCAGCGTCTATTCACGCCCCGAAAAGGTGTGGATTGACGGCTCGATGTACTTCGATCGTCTCGATCCCCGCCAGCAGTGGCGCACCGATTTCGAGCTCGGCTTTGTCCCGCTTCCCGGAACCAGCAAATGA
- a CDS encoding glycerophosphodiester phosphodiesterase family protein, whose amino-acid sequence MYSRHDFPDAISHRGLHTLAPENSIPAFLAAIEAGADGIELDVHASADNVVFVHHNPAIRPAGGGEQDARPIAGLDSSDIATIRLSVDVAIPTLDDVLEVIGSSARVFIEIKAEGIEETVSRCLRRHPVNADNYAVHSFDHRTTKRVLELNPSVRTGVLQVSRLVDSCGAMRAAGASDLWQHSDFIDASLVIDVHACGGRVIAWTPNDESVWTTLAAARVDGICTDRVDAYVGWRSAQKAAAAD is encoded by the coding sequence ATGTACTCCAGACATGATTTCCCCGATGCAATCTCGCATCGCGGACTGCACACGCTCGCTCCCGAGAACTCGATTCCCGCTTTCCTTGCCGCAATCGAAGCTGGCGCGGACGGGATCGAGCTGGACGTCCACGCGAGCGCGGACAACGTCGTCTTCGTACACCACAATCCGGCGATTCGCCCAGCCGGCGGCGGTGAGCAGGACGCGCGACCGATTGCCGGGCTCGACTCGAGCGACATCGCCACGATTCGCCTCAGCGTTGACGTCGCCATTCCCACGCTCGATGACGTGCTGGAGGTGATCGGCAGCAGCGCGCGCGTATTTATCGAGATCAAGGCGGAGGGGATCGAGGAGACCGTGTCACGCTGCCTTCGCCGGCATCCCGTGAATGCCGACAACTACGCCGTTCATTCCTTCGATCATCGCACGACCAAGCGCGTGCTGGAGCTCAACCCATCCGTGAGAACGGGCGTGCTCCAGGTATCCCGCCTGGTAGATTCATGTGGAGCGATGCGTGCGGCGGGCGCATCGGATCTCTGGCAGCATTCCGATTTTATCGACGCGTCGCTCGTGATCGACGTTCACGCCTGCGGCGGTCGCGTGATAGCGTGGACTCCCAACGATGAGTCCGTCTGGACGACGCTCGCCGCAGCGCGCGTCGATGGTATCTGCACCGACAGGGTGGACGCATACGTCGGGTGGCGTTCGGCGCAGAAAGCGGCAGCGGCTGACTAA
- a CDS encoding RNA polymerase sigma factor, producing the protein MNSGTQSGGDSDRELIERWKTGDSRAATLLVGRHADALARFAVSSGEREEVEELVQDTFVRAFSSLDTFRGESSLRTWLFTIVRRLMLDRRRSERRERATVPVETADVVTAYDALDSLLAEETQSRVRMAIDALSPMQREVFIMRVEQGLSYREIAAVTATTEGAARVHYHNAMRAVKEFLSE; encoded by the coding sequence ATGAATTCCGGAACCCAGAGCGGAGGAGACTCCGATCGCGAGTTGATCGAGCGGTGGAAGACGGGGGATTCGCGGGCGGCGACGCTGCTCGTGGGCCGGCACGCCGACGCGCTCGCGCGGTTCGCCGTCAGCTCGGGGGAAAGGGAAGAGGTCGAAGAGCTCGTTCAGGACACGTTTGTGCGGGCATTCTCATCGCTCGACACCTTTCGCGGCGAGAGCTCGCTCCGGACCTGGCTCTTTACGATAGTACGCAGACTGATGCTGGACCGCCGGCGGTCGGAGCGGCGTGAGAGGGCCACGGTTCCAGTCGAGACAGCGGATGTGGTGACGGCGTACGACGCGCTGGACTCGCTGCTCGCGGAGGAGACGCAATCGCGGGTCAGAATGGCGATAGACGCACTGTCGCCGATGCAGCGGGAGGTTTTCATCATGCGGGTCGAGCAGGGGCTGTCATACAGGGAGATCGCCGCCGTCACGGCAACGACTGAAGGCGCGGCGAGAGTTCATTACCACAACGCGATGCGCGCTGTGAAGGAGTTTCTCAGTGAATGA
- a CDS encoding zf-HC2 domain-containing protein, with amino-acid sequence MNDCVNAEVRDALPDLVHERLSELDTATMKAHVEACATCRAELALLGEVRSSAPLAPKMDVVRLVAALPSYAGAAVLALSLHEKPARFSRHSLWMVAVASLLVAVGGTAVIRNGASPLATRAVDVASAPGVATPAAHAAPSVERASRQLASLSLVGGVQDLSDTQIEALLSQLDGVESLPSAEPQSVTIPLDDLEGGI; translated from the coding sequence GTGAATGATTGCGTGAATGCGGAAGTCCGCGATGCGCTGCCCGATCTTGTCCACGAGCGTCTGAGCGAGCTCGACACGGCGACGATGAAGGCGCATGTCGAGGCGTGCGCCACGTGTCGTGCAGAACTTGCGCTGCTCGGCGAGGTCCGTTCTTCCGCGCCGCTGGCGCCGAAAATGGACGTCGTGCGGCTGGTCGCCGCGCTGCCTTCATATGCCGGCGCGGCCGTACTTGCGCTGTCCCTACATGAGAAGCCCGCGCGATTCTCCCGGCACAGCCTGTGGATGGTTGCGGTCGCATCACTTCTCGTGGCCGTGGGTGGCACCGCAGTCATTCGGAACGGTGCAAGCCCCCTGGCGACGCGTGCAGTTGACGTGGCTTCCGCCCCCGGCGTCGCGACGCCGGCAGCTCATGCTGCTCCGTCGGTCGAGCGTGCGAGCCGGCAGCTGGCTTCGCTGTCACTCGTCGGCGGAGTCCAGGATCTGAGCGATACACAAATTGAGGCGCTCCTCTCCCAGCTCGACGGCGTGGAGAGCCTTCCGTCTGCTGAGCCGCAGTCGGTAACCATTCCGCTTGACGATCTCGAGGGAGGTATATGA
- a CDS encoding NAD(P)H-quinone oxidoreductase translates to MPGFLLHESVHMPSMRAVVIRQPGGIEALELENRPIPEPRLGQIRIRVHASALNRADISQRLGRYPAPPGVPADIPGLEYAGEVDALGRDATMWSIGDRVMGLAGGGAHAEFLCVHEREVLSIPAGLTWEEAAAIPEAFLTAYDAMFRQLRVRAGEVLLIHAVGSGVGTAAVQLASVAGVATIGTSRTPAKLQRATELGLGHGVDASHADWPERVLALTGGGGVSAILDLVGGAYLAGNLSAMKPRGRMIVVGLTAGARAELDMGAVLRKRLRIMGTVLRSRPIEEKIELAREFAGTMLAFFESGRLRPVVDSVHSFDDIRAAHTAMESDANFGKIVLRWKGE, encoded by the coding sequence GTGCCGGGGTTTCTGCTTCACGAGTCGGTCCACATGCCATCCATGCGAGCAGTCGTCATCCGACAACCCGGCGGTATTGAGGCCCTCGAGCTCGAAAACCGTCCGATCCCCGAGCCCAGACTCGGCCAGATCCGGATTCGCGTCCACGCGTCGGCGCTGAATCGCGCCGACATATCGCAGCGGCTCGGCAGATATCCGGCGCCTCCCGGAGTGCCAGCCGACATTCCGGGTCTGGAATACGCCGGCGAGGTGGATGCGCTCGGCCGCGATGCCACGATGTGGAGCATCGGCGATCGCGTGATGGGGCTCGCGGGAGGTGGCGCACACGCGGAATTCCTGTGCGTCCACGAAAGAGAGGTGCTGTCGATTCCAGCCGGACTCACGTGGGAAGAGGCAGCGGCGATTCCGGAGGCATTTCTCACCGCCTATGACGCGATGTTCCGGCAGCTCCGCGTTCGCGCTGGCGAGGTTCTCCTCATTCACGCGGTCGGGAGTGGAGTCGGTACCGCCGCGGTTCAGCTGGCGAGCGTCGCGGGTGTGGCGACGATCGGCACGTCGCGGACTCCCGCCAAGCTGCAGCGTGCGACGGAGCTCGGACTTGGCCATGGCGTAGATGCCTCCCATGCCGACTGGCCTGAGCGGGTGCTCGCGCTGACCGGCGGCGGCGGCGTAAGCGCCATTCTGGATCTCGTCGGCGGCGCCTACCTCGCGGGCAATCTGAGCGCGATGAAGCCGCGCGGACGCATGATCGTCGTCGGACTCACCGCGGGCGCGCGAGCCGAGCTCGACATGGGCGCGGTCTTGCGAAAACGATTGAGGATCATGGGAACCGTTCTGCGGTCGCGACCGATCGAGGAGAAGATCGAGCTGGCTCGCGAGTTCGCGGGCACGATGCTCGCGTTCTTCGAGTCGGGCAGACTGCGGCCTGTCGTGGACAGCGTTCACTCGTTCGATGACATTCGGGCCGCACACACGGCGATGGAATCCGACGCCAACTTCGGCAAGATCGTGCTCCGCTGGAAGGGGGAATAA
- a CDS encoding TolC family protein — MMPIFLLLLVLQGSPQPGGPVVSAGVADSVALSLPDAVSRALRAGDEARTAAALVDVTDAQVTIARASGLPQLRLTANQSHVFESARAAAVGAIFNQPNTYTTNATISQPLFQGGRVVAASRAASNLRGAARLDQTETLAQLSLDVQRAYLQALFAATLASIQDTSYALAGERLQQVQQFEKAGRASRYDVLRAGVERANLHPAVIQARSDVELALIDLRRLINAPPGQPLRLTTRLDTAAVLRWVAELKADNGTPNRATVKSAELVSSARHAAISVARADLLPTVSITGLFGAQAFPVSGFPTTHGRIETVPCPEGSTAGRVCTSQNGGWFRDRSFGISVGLPIFDGLRAKGAIDLAAAQARLADLQLALTRERIASEAAASRAELDRAEALFGARGQNAAEASEAFRLATLRYSRGLATQLEVADAQLALTVARTNEARAVYDLYLAAAAYARALGRPPQLFDIPGGPQTALPSSAKSAP; from the coding sequence ATGATGCCGATTTTTCTGTTGCTCCTGGTGCTGCAGGGCTCGCCTCAGCCGGGCGGTCCTGTTGTATCCGCGGGTGTCGCCGACAGCGTCGCTCTGTCGCTGCCCGATGCCGTGAGCCGGGCTCTCCGCGCCGGCGATGAAGCGCGCACCGCCGCGGCGTTGGTGGATGTCACCGATGCGCAGGTCACCATCGCGCGTGCATCCGGGTTGCCGCAGCTTCGCCTGACTGCCAATCAGTCGCACGTCTTCGAGAGCGCCCGCGCCGCGGCGGTGGGCGCGATCTTCAACCAGCCGAACACATACACAACCAACGCGACGATATCGCAGCCGCTGTTTCAGGGCGGCCGCGTCGTCGCGGCATCGCGCGCCGCTTCGAACCTCAGGGGCGCGGCCCGGCTCGATCAAACCGAAACGCTGGCCCAACTCTCTCTCGACGTTCAGCGCGCCTACCTCCAGGCACTCTTCGCCGCCACTCTCGCCTCCATTCAGGACACGTCGTACGCCCTCGCCGGCGAGCGGCTTCAGCAGGTGCAGCAGTTCGAGAAGGCGGGCCGTGCTTCGAGATACGACGTGCTCCGTGCCGGAGTTGAGCGCGCCAACCTTCACCCCGCAGTGATTCAGGCGCGAAGCGACGTCGAGCTTGCGCTCATCGATCTCCGCCGGCTGATCAACGCTCCGCCTGGCCAGCCTCTCCGGCTCACGACGCGACTCGACACCGCCGCGGTGCTGCGCTGGGTCGCGGAACTGAAGGCGGATAACGGGACGCCGAACCGCGCGACGGTGAAATCGGCCGAGCTCGTTTCCAGCGCGCGGCATGCCGCAATCTCGGTCGCCCGCGCGGATCTGCTCCCGACAGTCAGCATCACCGGTCTCTTCGGCGCTCAGGCATTTCCGGTGAGCGGATTTCCGACGACGCACGGCCGGATAGAGACGGTGCCGTGCCCGGAGGGCTCGACGGCGGGGCGTGTTTGCACAAGCCAGAATGGCGGCTGGTTCCGCGACCGCTCTTTCGGCATATCGGTCGGGCTTCCGATCTTCGACGGGCTTCGCGCAAAAGGGGCGATAGACCTCGCGGCCGCGCAGGCTCGGCTGGCTGATCTGCAGCTTGCGCTGACCCGCGAGCGAATCGCCAGCGAAGCCGCAGCCTCGCGTGCCGAGCTCGATCGCGCCGAAGCGCTCTTTGGGGCGCGAGGACAGAATGCCGCCGAAGCATCCGAGGCGTTCCGGCTCGCGACGCTTCGTTATTCGCGCGGCCTTGCAACGCAGCTCGAGGTGGCCGATGCGCAGCTCGCTCTGACTGTCGCGCGGACCAACGAGGCACGCGCGGTCTACGATCTGTATCTCGCGGCCGCCGCCTATGCCAGAGCGCTCGGCAGGCCGCCTCAACTGTTCGATATTCCCGGCGGACCGCAAACCGCCTTACCCTCATCGGCGAAAAGTGCACCGTAA
- a CDS encoding efflux RND transporter periplasmic adaptor subunit — translation MTLLVGCSNARSEDAAATKSAAGAAIAGPADTAARIAQTLTLAPTDVSIAQTASIVDGVPITGNLRPIETVSVRARLEGDLEGIYVREGNFVRAGQLLARFESTEQESGVQSAAADKAAAEGDLATAEWNLKQSEDLFKAGAIAEGELRVARNAVGTARARLAAADSRLRSTSSSNRDTRVLSPTSGTVEKRFVENGEHIARGAEMFSVVRNDVLELAAAVPEKLAGSVAPGQSVEFLANARTFLGRVARVSPTVDPMSRSVTVYVQVRNANGALKGGTFATGTVQTRTIANAITIPTSAIKQTAEGKSIVYRIAAGTLDAANVEIGVTDDRAGIAEVVSGLSVGDSVVSGNVGTLGKGMKIQVVSPNAGRARGSPAPGAPAPRQP, via the coding sequence GTGACTCTCCTCGTCGGCTGCTCCAATGCAAGGAGCGAGGATGCAGCTGCGACGAAGTCGGCCGCCGGCGCGGCAATTGCTGGACCGGCCGATACCGCGGCCCGCATAGCCCAGACACTCACTCTTGCTCCGACAGATGTGTCCATCGCTCAGACCGCGAGCATCGTGGACGGCGTTCCTATCACCGGGAATCTCAGACCGATCGAGACTGTATCGGTGCGCGCTCGCCTCGAGGGCGATCTCGAGGGCATCTACGTGCGCGAGGGAAACTTCGTTCGCGCCGGCCAGCTGCTTGCGCGGTTCGAATCCACTGAGCAGGAAAGCGGAGTCCAGAGCGCAGCGGCCGACAAGGCCGCAGCCGAGGGAGATCTGGCAACGGCGGAGTGGAACCTCAAGCAGTCGGAGGATCTGTTCAAGGCCGGCGCGATTGCCGAAGGCGAGCTGAGGGTCGCTCGCAATGCGGTAGGTACGGCGCGTGCCCGCCTCGCCGCCGCAGATTCACGCCTGCGCTCGACCTCATCGAGCAATCGCGATACGCGCGTCCTCTCACCGACATCAGGAACGGTGGAGAAGCGCTTCGTTGAGAATGGCGAGCACATCGCGCGCGGCGCGGAGATGTTCAGTGTCGTCCGTAACGATGTGCTCGAGCTTGCCGCGGCGGTGCCGGAGAAACTGGCCGGCAGCGTGGCGCCCGGACAGAGCGTAGAGTTCCTCGCCAACGCCCGGACGTTCCTGGGACGTGTGGCTCGAGTGAGTCCCACCGTGGACCCGATGTCGCGGTCCGTCACCGTGTACGTCCAGGTACGCAACGCCAACGGCGCGCTCAAGGGCGGAACGTTCGCGACGGGGACTGTGCAGACCCGCACCATCGCCAACGCGATCACCATTCCGACGTCGGCGATCAAGCAGACCGCGGAAGGCAAATCGATCGTTTACAGGATCGCCGCCGGGACTCTCGATGCGGCGAACGTCGAGATTGGTGTCACCGACGATCGGGCGGGAATCGCGGAAGTCGTATCCGGCCTCTCTGTCGGCGATAGCGTGGTATCGGGCAACGTCGGCACGCTCGGCAAGGGAATGAAGATTCAGGTCGTGTCACCCAACGCCGGCAGGGCTCGCGGTTCCCCCGCGCCCGGTGCGCCGGCGCCACGCCAGCCCTGA